One window of Clostridia bacterium genomic DNA carries:
- a CDS encoding serine/threonine-protein phosphatase yields MPDYTIAVHRMPLGAVAVLQAGVDGRPCMGDLVLQRHLPGCWQCLVVDFMGHGDVADRIRRDVEGDARAALELDSPSGALQALNRATFDRLRGVRSYATAICARLVWEPRPVLAFASAGHVPPVALWTGGVVRTIPARGLMLGVHREYVYVDHRVELADWRALILYTDGLLDLASDEPAPGGMEELVDAVRQAGTDGPIGAEAMAAGIFRAMRAHRDRGPRDDVSLLVVSAMDVTAEDKGKRA; encoded by the coding sequence ATGCCGGACTATACCATCGCCGTCCACCGCATGCCCCTGGGAGCCGTCGCGGTGCTGCAGGCAGGCGTCGACGGCCGACCTTGCATGGGTGACCTCGTCCTGCAGCGGCACCTGCCCGGCTGCTGGCAATGTCTCGTCGTGGACTTCATGGGCCATGGAGACGTCGCCGACCGGATCCGGCGCGATGTCGAAGGCGACGCGCGCGCGGCGCTGGAGCTGGATTCTCCATCCGGGGCGCTGCAAGCGCTCAACCGCGCCACGTTCGACCGGCTCCGGGGCGTCCGGTCCTACGCCACGGCCATCTGCGCTCGCCTTGTGTGGGAACCCCGGCCGGTGCTGGCATTCGCCAGCGCCGGACACGTGCCGCCGGTCGCCCTGTGGACGGGCGGCGTCGTGCGTACAATTCCTGCGAGGGGTCTGATGCTGGGCGTCCATCGGGAGTACGTCTACGTGGATCACCGCGTGGAGCTGGCGGACTGGCGCGCCCTGATCCTCTACACGGACGGGCTCCTCGACCTCGCATCCGACGAGCCGGCGCCCGGCGGAATGGAGGAACTCGTGGACGCCGTCCGCCAAGCCGGCACCGACGGGCCGATCGGCGCGGAGGCGATGGCCGCCGGCATCTTCCGCGCCATGCGCGCACACCGTGACCGCGGACCGCGGGACGACGTGTCATTGCTCGTCGTTTCGGCGATGGATGTCACCGCGGAAGACAAGGGCAAGCGCGCATAA
- a CDS encoding D-glycerate dehydrogenase — translation MTTAANVYVTRRLPEPALEILREAGLSFRVWPEEGRPVPRDVLLQEVRDCDGLLCLLTDRVDEELLRAAPRLRVVANTAAGLDNVDLAACTRRGVMVTHTPNVLTETVADLAWALLLAAARRVVEAHKTIEAGGWNTWSLMFMTGQDVYGRTLGIVGAGRIGGAVARRARGFGMRVLYHNRRRNEALERETGAEYRGFDELLEEADFVVCLVPLTEETRGLFGYEQFRRMKRTAVFVNVARGAVVREADLERALREGLIWAAGLDVFEREPIGPDHPLFRLPNCVCLPHIGSATVATRLRMATLAAANLVAGLSGRRPLNLANPEALGRSGS, via the coding sequence ATGACGACGGCAGCCAACGTGTACGTCACCCGCCGCCTGCCGGAGCCGGCGCTGGAGATCCTGCGGGAGGCGGGCCTGTCGTTCCGCGTGTGGCCGGAGGAGGGGCGGCCGGTGCCGCGGGACGTGCTCCTTCAGGAAGTGCGCGATTGCGACGGGCTTCTGTGCCTGCTGACGGACCGCGTGGACGAGGAGCTCCTGCGCGCGGCGCCGCGGTTGCGCGTCGTGGCGAACACGGCCGCCGGGCTGGACAACGTCGACCTGGCGGCGTGCACGCGGCGCGGGGTGATGGTGACCCACACGCCGAACGTCCTGACGGAGACGGTGGCCGACCTCGCATGGGCGCTGCTGCTGGCGGCGGCGCGGCGCGTGGTGGAGGCGCACAAGACCATCGAGGCCGGCGGGTGGAACACGTGGTCGCTGATGTTCATGACCGGGCAGGACGTGTACGGCCGCACGCTGGGGATCGTGGGCGCCGGCCGCATCGGGGGCGCGGTGGCGCGGCGCGCGCGGGGGTTCGGCATGCGCGTGCTGTACCACAACCGTCGCCGCAACGAGGCGCTGGAGCGGGAGACGGGCGCGGAGTACCGCGGGTTTGACGAGCTTCTCGAGGAGGCGGACTTCGTCGTCTGCCTCGTGCCGCTCACCGAAGAGACGCGCGGCCTCTTCGGCTACGAGCAGTTCCGCCGCATGAAGCGCACGGCCGTGTTCGTGAACGTGGCGCGCGGCGCCGTCGTCCGCGAGGCGGACCTGGAGAGGGCGCTGCGGGAGGGCCTGATCTGGGCGGCCGGGCTCGACGTCTTCGAGCGGGAGCCGATCGGCCCGGACCACCCGCTTTTCCGCCTGCCGAACTGCGTCTGCCTGCCGCACATCGGCTCGGCCACGGTGGCGACGCGCCTGCGCATGGCGACGCTCGCGGCGGCGAACCTCGTCGCCGGGCTCTCGGGCCGGAGGCCGCTGAATCTCGCGAATCCGGAGGCGCTCGGCCGCTCCGGCTCGTGA
- a CDS encoding alpha-galactosidase, whose protein sequence is MARIVQRGAIFAFVLFLAFLPLAVASAAAGVRLWTPYPGVDVEAGHTTTFTLHVTNGSGSGQTVRLAVDRVPGGWSAVLKATGDLGLAVHEVYVGPGQTQDVELQVRSPDDAKPGEYTVTVTAATPSGVTIDTLNLSLRIAAGGGQGPALSADYPALQGAPDATFEFSVTLENRSLSDQTFRLAAQAPDGWQVTFHPSYDSKQINTIKVDAGSSQTLTVDVKPAHDVKAGTYTIPVTASAGAGQTATVQLGVTITGSYDLEVTTPDGRLNATATAGRPSHMTLVVKNTGTADAQGVSLTADAPPGWKVTFEPSQLDVPAQGQQQVTATITPDAKAIAGDYDVTVTASASQASASQDIRITVETSTLWGIVGVLVVLGVVGGLLYTFKVYGRR, encoded by the coding sequence ATGGCCCGGATCGTGCAAAGGGGCGCCATTTTCGCCTTTGTCCTCTTCCTTGCCTTCCTTCCGCTCGCCGTCGCGTCCGCGGCCGCCGGCGTCCGGCTGTGGACGCCGTATCCCGGGGTGGACGTCGAAGCGGGCCACACGACGACCTTCACCCTGCACGTCACGAACGGCTCCGGCTCCGGCCAGACGGTGCGGCTCGCCGTCGACCGCGTGCCCGGCGGCTGGTCGGCCGTGCTGAAGGCCACCGGCGACCTCGGCCTCGCCGTCCACGAGGTGTACGTCGGTCCCGGCCAGACTCAGGACGTGGAACTGCAGGTCCGCTCGCCGGACGACGCCAAGCCCGGGGAGTACACCGTCACCGTGACGGCCGCGACCCCGAGCGGCGTGACGATCGACACGCTCAACCTCTCCCTGCGCATCGCCGCCGGCGGCGGCCAGGGGCCGGCCCTCAGCGCCGACTACCCGGCGCTTCAGGGCGCGCCGGACGCCACGTTCGAATTCTCGGTCACACTCGAGAACCGCTCGCTCTCCGACCAGACGTTCCGCCTCGCCGCCCAGGCGCCCGACGGCTGGCAGGTCACCTTCCACCCGTCCTATGACTCGAAGCAGATCAACACGATCAAGGTCGACGCCGGCAGCAGCCAGACCCTGACCGTCGACGTGAAACCGGCCCACGACGTCAAGGCCGGCACGTACACGATCCCCGTGACGGCGTCCGCTGGCGCCGGCCAGACGGCGACGGTGCAGCTGGGCGTGACGATCACCGGCTCCTACGACCTTGAGGTGACGACGCCGGACGGCCGCCTGAACGCGACCGCCACGGCCGGACGGCCCTCGCACATGACGCTCGTCGTCAAGAACACCGGTACGGCCGACGCCCAAGGCGTGTCCCTCACCGCCGACGCACCTCCCGGCTGGAAGGTCACGTTCGAACCGTCGCAACTCGACGTGCCCGCCCAGGGCCAGCAGCAGGTGACGGCCACGATCACCCCGGACGCGAAGGCCATCGCCGGCGACTATGACGTCACCGTCACGGCCTCGGCGAGCCAGGCGTCCGCCTCGCAGGACATCCGCATCACGGTGGAGACCTCGACGCTCTGGGGCATCGTCGGGGTGCTCGTGGTCCTCGGGGTGGTGGGCGGACTCCTCTACACGTTCAAGGTGTACGGGAGGCGGTAG
- a CDS encoding acylphosphatase, protein MAVTIARQFLISGLVQGVGFRAAARRQARALGVRGWVRNLPDGRVEAWAEGPEEAVKAFEQWCAHGPAAARVERVEATQAEPQGHRSFDIR, encoded by the coding sequence ATCGCCGTGACCATCGCGAGGCAATTTTTGATTTCAGGCCTGGTGCAGGGGGTTGGGTTCCGCGCCGCCGCGCGGCGGCAGGCGCGAGCGCTCGGCGTGCGCGGCTGGGTACGCAACCTGCCGGATGGGCGCGTGGAGGCCTGGGCCGAGGGCCCTGAGGAAGCCGTGAAGGCGTTCGAGCAATGGTGCGCGCACGGGCCGGCCGCCGCGCGCGTCGAGCGGGTCGAGGCGACCCAAGCCGAGCCCCAGGGGCACCGGTCGTTCGACATCCGCTAG
- a CDS encoding ABC transporter ATP-binding protein, translated as MAEPVIATQGLTKRYGDTLAVDRLTLTVHQGEVFGLLGPNGAGKTTTILMLLGLTEPTSGTVRVLGRDPTREPLAVKRLVGYMPDAVGFYEDLTAEENLLYTAELNGVPRAEALRRIEARLAEVDLAHVRHAKVGTFSRGMRQRLGIADALIKDPRVLILDEPTTAIDPEGVRDMLRLIRSLARERGLTVLVSSHLLHQVQEICDRVGIFVKGRLVAEGPIEALAEQLFKDEPVRVEVRLAAGGDGEASGSAPDAAGSPAPAPRAVLARLPFVRRV; from the coding sequence GTGGCCGAGCCGGTCATCGCCACCCAGGGCCTGACGAAACGCTACGGCGACACGCTCGCCGTCGACCGCCTCACGCTCACCGTGCACCAGGGTGAGGTGTTCGGCCTTCTCGGCCCCAACGGCGCGGGGAAGACGACGACCATCCTCATGCTGCTCGGCCTGACGGAGCCCACGTCCGGCACCGTCCGCGTGCTTGGCCGCGATCCGACGCGCGAGCCGCTCGCCGTGAAGCGGCTCGTCGGGTACATGCCCGACGCCGTGGGCTTCTACGAGGACCTGACGGCGGAGGAGAACCTGCTCTACACGGCGGAGCTGAACGGCGTGCCCCGCGCGGAGGCGCTGCGCCGCATCGAGGCGCGGCTTGCCGAAGTGGACCTCGCCCACGTGCGCCACGCCAAGGTGGGCACGTTCTCGCGCGGCATGCGGCAGCGGCTGGGCATCGCCGACGCGCTCATCAAGGACCCGCGCGTGCTCATCCTCGACGAGCCGACGACCGCGATCGACCCCGAGGGCGTGCGCGACATGCTCCGCCTCATCCGCAGCCTGGCGCGCGAGCGTGGCCTGACGGTCCTCGTCTCGTCGCACCTCCTGCACCAGGTGCAGGAGATCTGCGACCGCGTCGGGATCTTCGTGAAGGGGCGGCTGGTGGCGGAAGGGCCGATCGAGGCCCTGGCGGAGCAACTCTTCAAGGACGAGCCCGTGCGCGTCGAGGTGCGGCTGGCGGCGGGCGGCGACGGTGAAGCCAGCGGGTCGGCGCCGGACGCCGCCGGCAGCCCCGCCCCCGCCCCGCGCGCCGTGCTGGCGCGCCTGCCCTTCGTCCGGCGCGTCA